A part of Candidatus Omnitrophota bacterium genomic DNA contains:
- the rpmB gene encoding 50S ribosomal protein L28: protein MLKICALCGKGQMAGRSVVRKGLAKKKGGTGKKVTRTTARSFLPNLQKMRILINNRPERAYVCTKCIKKGRVRKA, encoded by the coding sequence ATGCTAAAAATCTGTGCTTTATGCGGCAAAGGGCAAATGGCAGGAAGAAGTGTTGTCCGTAAGGGCCTGGCTAAGAAAAAAGGCGGCACGGGCAAAAAAGTAACCCGCACCACTGCGCGCAGCTTCCTCCCTAACCTGCAGAAGATGCGTATTTTAATAAATAACCGGCCCGAGAGAGCCTACGTCTGCACCAAATGCATAAAAAAAGGCCGCGTGCGAAAAGCCTAA
- the recJ gene encoding single-stranded-DNA-specific exonuclease RecJ, with amino-acid sequence MQNHKILKVAPADTRLQGIFSKELGISKILSQLLINRGINTKEEAGKFLGAGLEYLLDPYSFSDMRRAVRLIKDTAKDRQKIMVFGDYDVDGLTAITLLKGTLSEMGINASHYIPHRIKEGYGLNKNILHCAKEKRVKLLITVDCGTNNHEQIKELQHYGINVIVTDHHEPDKAGALPDGCALINPKIKNAGYKYRDLAGVGVAYKLCQALTAKTLPEELDLVCLGTIADVAPLTGENRIMVKEGLARLGRTKRPGLKALTEISGIKGKKITSRFVGYILGPRINASGRMDTAETALDLLMSVKQEEADKLAKIIETHNRQRQKIEGKISEEAQDLIGREVNFKEHKIIVIAKENWHQGVLGIVASKLADKFYRPTIVISLTEDLCKGSGRSIKNFHLFEALLECREFLQNFGGHSHAVGLMIARDNIEEFRKKINRLAKEKLLLEDLLPTLEVDMELKLADLNEEIIRELESLEPFGAGNPEPLFYTRNLKLKGEPQVLGRDTLKFWVTDGEVTSEAIGFGMAGFKESFTEAHFFDLVYKPKIDDWRGEETVLLEVEDVFFN; translated from the coding sequence GTGCAAAACCATAAGATACTCAAGGTCGCCCCGGCCGATACCCGCCTTCAGGGCATATTCAGTAAAGAACTCGGCATCTCCAAAATCCTCTCCCAGCTATTAATAAACCGCGGCATCAATACCAAAGAAGAAGCGGGAAAATTTTTAGGCGCAGGCTTAGAATATCTTTTAGACCCCTATTCTTTTTCGGATATGCGCCGTGCCGTTAGGCTTATCAAGGATACGGCTAAGGACAGGCAGAAGATAATGGTTTTTGGCGATTACGACGTGGATGGCTTAACCGCTATTACCTTATTAAAAGGGACGCTTTCTGAAATGGGGATAAACGCCTCTCACTATATACCCCATAGGATAAAAGAAGGCTATGGCCTGAATAAAAATATCCTGCATTGTGCCAAAGAAAAAAGGGTGAAGCTTTTAATTACCGTGGATTGCGGAACGAATAACCATGAGCAGATAAAAGAACTGCAGCATTACGGAATAAATGTCATAGTTACCGACCATCATGAGCCGGATAAGGCAGGGGCCCTGCCGGACGGATGCGCGCTGATAAACCCTAAAATTAAAAATGCCGGGTATAAATACAGGGATTTAGCCGGTGTAGGCGTGGCTTATAAGCTTTGCCAGGCGCTTACCGCTAAAACATTACCGGAGGAACTGGATTTAGTCTGTTTAGGCACAATTGCCGATGTCGCTCCTTTAACGGGCGAAAACCGCATTATGGTAAAAGAGGGTTTAGCAAGGCTCGGCCGGACAAAACGCCCGGGCCTGAAGGCCTTAACAGAAATTAGCGGCATAAAAGGCAAAAAGATTACTTCCAGGTTTGTAGGATATATACTCGGGCCGCGGATTAATGCCAGCGGCCGTATGGATACCGCCGAGACTGCCCTGGATTTATTGATGAGCGTAAAACAGGAAGAGGCGGATAAGCTGGCTAAAATTATAGAAACACACAACCGCCAGCGCCAGAAGATAGAAGGCAAGATATCGGAAGAGGCGCAGGATTTAATCGGCCGCGAGGTTAATTTCAAGGAACATAAAATTATTGTTATCGCCAAAGAAAATTGGCATCAGGGCGTTTTGGGGATAGTGGCTTCAAAACTGGCGGATAAGTTCTACAGGCCCACTATTGTTATCTCTCTGACTGAAGATTTATGCAAAGGTTCCGGCCGCTCTATAAAGAATTTCCATCTCTTCGAGGCGTTGTTAGAGTGCCGGGAATTTTTGCAGAATTTCGGCGGGCATAGCCACGCTGTCGGGCTGATGATCGCCAGGGATAATATAGAGGAGTTTAGAAAAAAGATTAATCGCCTGGCCAAAGAAAAGTTGCTCCTGGAGGATCTACTCCCTACTTTGGAAGTAGATATGGAGTTAAAATTAGCGGACCTAAACGAAGAAATTATCAGGGAATTGGAATCTTTAGAGCCTTTCGGAGCGGGTAACCCCGAGCCTTTATTTTATACCAGAAACCTTAAACTAAAAGGCGAGCCGCAGGTATTAGGCAGGGATACGCTTAAATTCTGGGTTACCGACGGTGAGGTTACTTCTGAGGCAATCGGGTTCGGTATGGCGGGTTTTAAGGAGAGCTTCACCGAAGCGCATTTTTTTGATTTAGTTTATAAGCCGAAAATAGACGATTGGCGCGGCGAGGAAACGGTCCTTCTGGAGGTTGAAGACGTATTTTTTAATTAG
- the argS gene encoding arginine--tRNA ligase yields MKKDIKDFLIPLIKNSLKDLLAGRPYEEPFYLDFPQDIRFGDLSTNIALRLSKLTGKSPLEVATALVANIKRHLEKSPVRDDIREIKIEGAGFINFYLSANYFYQQLRNLILKDKNSVRANLGKGRRVLIEFVSANPTGPLSVAHARQAAVGDALANILDFLGFRVKREYYLNDEGNQINILGESIELRLKELSAEQIVFPEDHYQGEYIYDIAKEVQSAKRKVQNLSEYGVKYILGIIKKELADFGVKFDYWYSQKKLRESGKIKKALGFLKKKNFIYEQDGALWFKSTLFKDDKDRVVVKSDTSYTYLAPDIAYHQDKFKRGFSWLINLWGPDHHGYINRLKAAVEALGKDPASLSVIIVQLASIFREGKPVQMSTRRGQYITLREVLDEVGLDASRFFFLMRRTSSHLDFDLAVAKKQTQENPVYYVQYAHARICSILEGSFLKIKPGNLDLTLLKEVEEMGLIKKLWQFSSILNICYTTLDPYMLTVYLQELSEDFHKFYDKHRVLGQDEKLTKARIALIQATRIILALGLELLGVSRPAKM; encoded by the coding sequence ATGAAAAAGGATATCAAGGATTTTCTCATACCCCTAATAAAAAATTCACTGAAGGACTTACTTGCCGGCAGGCCCTATGAGGAACCTTTTTATTTAGACTTCCCCCAGGATATCCGCTTTGGCGACCTCTCTACTAATATTGCCCTGAGGTTAAGTAAACTGACGGGTAAATCCCCTCTTGAGGTGGCTACGGCCTTGGTAGCCAATATAAAGAGGCATTTAGAAAAGAGCCCCGTAAGAGATGACATCCGGGAGATTAAGATCGAGGGAGCCGGGTTTATCAATTTCTATCTCAGCGCGAATTATTTTTATCAACAGCTGCGTAACTTAATCCTAAAAGATAAAAATTCCGTAAGGGCGAATTTAGGAAAAGGCAGGCGCGTGCTTATTGAGTTTGTCAGCGCTAACCCCACCGGCCCCTTATCGGTTGCCCATGCCAGGCAGGCGGCAGTAGGGGATGCCTTAGCTAATATCCTGGACTTTTTAGGATTCAGGGTAAAAAGGGAGTATTACCTTAATGACGAAGGCAACCAGATTAATATATTGGGTGAGTCTATAGAATTAAGGCTCAAGGAATTATCCGCAGAGCAGATAGTATTTCCTGAAGACCATTATCAGGGAGAATATATTTACGATATAGCGAAGGAAGTGCAAAGCGCAAAACGAAAAGTGCAAAATTTAAGCGAATACGGCGTAAAATATATATTAGGTATCATAAAAAAAGAGCTCGCAGATTTCGGGGTTAAGTTTGATTATTGGTATAGCCAAAAGAAGCTTAGGGAGAGCGGCAAGATAAAAAAAGCGCTGGGGTTTTTAAAGAAAAAAAATTTTATCTATGAACAGGATGGCGCGCTCTGGTTTAAATCCACCCTTTTTAAGGATGATAAGGACAGGGTAGTGGTAAAGAGCGACACAAGTTATACGTATCTGGCTCCGGATATCGCGTATCATCAGGATAAATTCAAGCGCGGGTTTAGCTGGTTGATAAACCTCTGGGGGCCTGACCATCACGGTTACATAAATAGATTGAAGGCAGCGGTTGAGGCGCTGGGTAAGGACCCGGCTTCTCTCTCGGTCATTATAGTGCAGTTAGCTTCCATATTCAGGGAGGGTAAACCCGTCCAGATGTCTACGCGCAGGGGCCAGTATATAACGCTTAGGGAAGTCCTGGATGAGGTAGGCCTGGATGCCTCCCGGTTCTTTTTTCTGATGCGCCGCACCTCAAGCCATCTGGATTTTGATTTAGCCGTTGCCAAAAAACAAACACAGGAAAATCCGGTTTATTATGTACAGTATGCCCATGCCAGGATCTGCAGCATTTTAGAGGGCAGCTTCTTAAAGATAAAACCCGGTAATTTGGATTTGACCCTGCTTAAAGAAGTAGAAGAGATGGGCCTGATAAAGAAACTCTGGCAATTCTCCTCTATTTTAAATATCTGCTATACGACCTTGGACCCTTATATGCTGACCGTATATCTGCAGGAGCTCTCCGAGGATTTTCATAAATTCTACGATAAGCACCGCGTTTTGGGCCAGGATGAAAAATTGACCAAGGCAAGGATAGCCCTGATTCAGGCAACCAGGATTATTTTGGCTTTAGGGTTAGAGTTGCTGGGCGTTTCACGGCCCGCCAAGATGTAA
- the rsfS gene encoding ribosome silencing factor yields MAAVAKSKKAQRPLILDMRKVCSFCDYFIILSATSLRQANAIAQAIEEDLAGCRIKSLSKVCPNDESGWVVLDYSSVVAHIFYKPMREFYSLERLWSDAKRVRIPRAREK; encoded by the coding sequence ATTGCGGCGGTCGCTAAATCTAAAAAAGCGCAAAGGCCGCTTATTCTGGACATGCGCAAGGTCTGTAGTTTCTGCGATTATTTCATCATCCTAAGCGCCACGTCCTTAAGGCAGGCTAACGCCATTGCCCAAGCTATAGAAGAAGATTTAGCCGGATGCAGGATAAAATCTCTCTCTAAGGTTTGCCCTAACGATGAATCAGGATGGGTAGTCCTGGATTATTCCTCTGTTGTGGCGCATATTTTTTATAAACCGATGAGAGAGTTTTATTCTTTAGAGCGCCTCTGGTCAGACGCCAAGAGGGTAAGGATCCCCAGGGCACGGGAAAAATAA
- a CDS encoding DUF5679 domain-containing protein: MAEKGYCVKCKKMKEMKDEQKVTMKNGRAAAKGKCPDCNTGMYKILGKK, encoded by the coding sequence ATGGCAGAAAAGGGATATTGCGTAAAATGCAAAAAAATGAAAGAAATGAAGGATGAGCAGAAGGTCACTATGAAGAACGGCCGCGCGGCAGCAAAAGGCAAGTGCCCGGATTGCAACACAGGCATGTACAAGATTTTAGGAAAAAAATAA
- a CDS encoding hemolysin family protein, with amino-acid sequence MHNTLSLPVILISLFILALLSFFFSASETAIIGLSKLRLRHMLTKGIKRAQNVHRLVTKLDKFIATLLIGNNFVNVAISAIITAIVVQVLGYRWGVIIATLITSFFILIFCEITPKILATKHTEKVALFSAPLMEALISIAGPVTHVFIGISNRMLKILRIQPTKRSPLITEGELRLMIEIGKEEGVLSDEERNMLHRIFEFGDIKVGEVMITKDKIIAVDSKSSAENLLNIFAEEGHARLPVYEGSIDNIIGIIYARDLLYILRDKKLFVLEDLLHSVCYVPATMRVSEVLKKFQTEKIQIAIVVDEHKKASGIVTLEDLTEEIVGEVGEERHKHSP; translated from the coding sequence ATGCATAATACACTTTCGCTACCCGTAATATTAATATCCTTATTCATTCTGGCGTTACTCTCGTTTTTTTTCTCTGCTTCTGAAACCGCAATCATCGGCTTAAGCAAGTTACGCCTGCGCCATATGCTCACCAAGGGTATTAAACGAGCACAGAATGTCCACCGTTTGGTGACAAAACTGGATAAGTTTATCGCTACTCTTTTAATCGGGAATAATTTTGTCAACGTAGCTATATCAGCCATAATCACGGCAATAGTGGTTCAAGTATTAGGTTATAGATGGGGAGTAATTATCGCTACTCTGATTACGTCGTTTTTTATACTCATCTTTTGCGAAATAACCCCCAAGATTTTAGCGACGAAACACACGGAAAAGGTCGCCCTCTTTAGCGCCCCGCTTATGGAAGCATTAATCAGCATAGCCGGGCCGGTTACCCACGTATTTATAGGAATAAGTAATCGTATGCTTAAGATTTTGCGGATACAACCCACCAAAAGGTCGCCTCTGATAACCGAAGGAGAATTGCGCCTGATGATAGAAATCGGCAAGGAAGAGGGGGTCTTAAGTGATGAAGAGAGGAATATGCTGCACCGTATTTTTGAATTCGGGGATATAAAAGTCGGGGAGGTGATGATTACAAAAGATAAAATTATTGCGGTAGATTCCAAGTCCAGCGCAGAGAACTTGCTAAATATTTTTGCCGAAGAAGGGCACGCGCGCCTTCCGGTATATGAGGGCTCTATTGATAATATCATCGGCATAATCTACGCCCGTGACCTGCTTTATATACTCAGGGATAAGAAATTATTTGTTCTAGAGGATCTTCTGCACAGCGTATGTTATGTGCCCGCTACTATGCGCGTGAGCGAGGTCCTGAAGAAATTTCAGACGGAAAAAATTCAGATTGCTATTGTAGTTGATGAGCATAAGAAGGCCTCTGGCATCGTGACGCTGGAAGATTTGACCGAAGAGATTGTCGGAGAGGTAGGGGAGGAGCGGCACAAACATTCTCCATAG
- a CDS encoding pitrilysin family protein: MSRIYKNKILDNGLRIVAHPMSKMQSVAIGIWIRVGGRYESAEFKGIAHFLEHLVFKGSKNYSCRKIKESIEGVGGSLNGFTSEELTCYLVKIPYSYLDIALNVLSDMVRNPLLLEKEINKERTVILEEIKMYKDLPQSYVYELLDELLWPDQPLGAPIIGTADSVNKIKRGSLSLFKERYYTAPNIIISVAGALDFDKFTDKVSAIFSAGQDKNINAFSKVREQQFKPKLKLLYKETEQTHMALGFRGFKREHPLKYALGLLHIVLGANMSSRLFNEVREKNGLAYEIGTQVKYFQDTGAFIVHAGIDNRNVSEAIKLILKELKKAKDKLVTAAEFKRAKEFYLGQLMLALEDTLDHMLWIGESLATLDKVYSLEDIIKEVRKVKRENIREAAESILQEGRLNLALIGPLKDKEKEIYRQLN; encoded by the coding sequence ATGAGCCGGATTTATAAAAATAAAATATTGGATAATGGCCTAAGGATAGTGGCGCATCCTATGAGTAAGATGCAGTCTGTGGCCATAGGTATCTGGATCAGGGTAGGCGGCAGGTATGAGTCCGCTGAATTTAAAGGCATAGCCCATTTCTTAGAGCACCTTGTCTTTAAGGGGTCGAAGAATTACTCCTGCCGTAAGATAAAAGAATCAATCGAAGGAGTAGGCGGCTCTTTAAACGGGTTCACCTCGGAAGAGTTGACTTGCTATCTGGTAAAAATCCCCTATTCCTATCTGGATATCGCCCTGAATGTCCTTTCGGATATGGTGAGAAACCCCCTGTTGCTGGAAAAAGAAATAAACAAGGAGAGGACGGTAATCCTGGAAGAAATAAAGATGTATAAAGACCTGCCCCAGAGTTATGTCTATGAATTATTGGACGAACTCCTCTGGCCTGATCAGCCGTTAGGGGCGCCTATTATAGGTACGGCTGATTCCGTGAATAAAATCAAGAGAGGCTCACTCTCCCTGTTTAAAGAAAGGTATTATACCGCGCCCAATATTATCATCAGTGTTGCGGGTGCTTTGGATTTTGATAAATTCACAGACAAGGTAAGCGCTATATTTTCCGCAGGACAGGATAAAAATATAAATGCCTTCTCGAAAGTAAGGGAGCAGCAATTCAAACCAAAATTAAAACTCTTATACAAAGAGACGGAACAGACCCATATGGCTTTAGGCTTTCGCGGGTTTAAGAGGGAGCATCCTTTAAAGTATGCCCTGGGGCTCTTGCATATAGTTTTGGGGGCAAATATGTCCAGCCGGCTCTTTAATGAAGTCAGGGAAAAGAATGGCCTGGCTTATGAGATAGGCACGCAGGTGAAATATTTTCAGGATACGGGGGCATTTATCGTCCATGCCGGAATTGATAACCGCAACGTCAGCGAGGCCATAAAGCTTATCCTCAAAGAGCTGAAGAAGGCCAAGGATAAGCTGGTTACTGCTGCCGAATTTAAACGGGCAAAAGAATTTTATCTGGGCCAGCTCATGCTTGCCCTGGAGGACACCCTTGACCATATGCTCTGGATAGGCGAATCTCTCGCCACCCTGGATAAGGTTTATTCCCTTGAGGATATCATCAAAGAGGTGCGGAAGGTAAAACGGGAAAATATCCGCGAGGCAGCCGAATCCATATTACAGGAAGGAAGATTAAATCTTGCTTTGATCGGCCCGCTTAAAGATAAAGAAAAAGAGATATACCGCCAGCTGAATTAA
- the trpA gene encoding tryptophan synthase subunit alpha, with protein sequence MNRIDKKFKDLKKKNKKAFIAFITAGYPNLDTTRKLVLEFAKNGVDIVELGVPFSDPMADGPIIQEASQESLKRGVNLNDILKLVKTLRKDTDIPLCLMTYYNPIFCFGEEKFARKASGSGVDGVIIPDLPPEEAATFIESAKKYDLDIIFFLAPTSTKERMKFISGVSRGFIYYVSLTGVTGVRKKLPSDLINNLKAVKKNTRKPVCVGFGVSSAKQVRQIYKIADGVIIGSAIIRRIKENIGRPDLVKRVGGFIRKLKI encoded by the coding sequence ATGAACCGTATTGATAAAAAATTTAAGGATTTAAAGAAAAAAAATAAGAAAGCATTTATTGCCTTTATTACTGCCGGCTACCCGAACCTTGATACCACTCGAAAACTAGTATTGGAGTTTGCTAAAAACGGCGTGGATATTGTAGAATTAGGCGTTCCTTTTTCTGACCCTATGGCAGACGGGCCGATTATCCAGGAAGCGTCGCAGGAGTCCTTAAAGAGGGGTGTTAATCTTAACGATATATTAAAGTTAGTCAAGACGTTAAGGAAAGATACGGATATCCCTTTGTGCCTGATGACTTATTACAATCCCATATTTTGTTTTGGCGAAGAAAAATTCGCCAGGAAGGCCTCGGGGTCAGGAGTAGACGGCGTGATTATACCGGATCTGCCTCCTGAAGAAGCCGCGACTTTTATAGAGTCAGCGAAAAAATATGATTTAGATATTATCTTTTTTCTAGCACCCACAAGCACTAAAGAGCGGATGAAATTTATCTCCGGTGTCTCCCGGGGTTTTATTTATTATGTTTCCTTGACCGGAGTTACCGGAGTGCGTAAAAAGTTGCCTTCGGACCTGATAAATAACCTCAAGGCAGTGAAAAAAAATACCCGTAAACCCGTTTGCGTGGGGTTTGGGGTATCAAGCGCTAAGCAGGTAAGGCAGATTTATAAAATTGCCGACGGCGTAATCATAGGCAGCGCTATTATCAGGAGGATTAAAGAAAATATCGGCAGGCCTGATTTAGTAAAGAGGGTAGGCGGATTTATCCGTAAACTGAAAATATGA
- the trpB gene encoding tryptophan synthase subunit beta, producing MLPDKKGHFDGFGGRFVPETLIHALDELEKEYKKARRDRKFNQELDYYLKEYAGRPTPLYLAKNLSKHLGIRKIYLKREDLLHTGAHKINNTLGQVLLALRMGKKRIIAETGAGQHGVATATVAAMFGLECDIYMGEEDIQRQRLNVFRMKLLGARVVPVSSGSKTLKDAMTEALRDWVTNVRHTHYIIGSVAGPHPYPVMVRDFQSVLGREARRQILKKEKRLPDYLVACVGGGSNAMGLFYPFYNDRRVKFIGVEAGGLGIASGKHAATLVGGKTGVLHGSKSGLLEDEFGQVKIAHSIAAGLDYPGVGPEHAYYKKTGRATYVAVNDKEALEGFKLLSETEGIIPALEPAHAVFYLTRLAGKINKDAIIILCLSGRGDKDLDIVVKGLKL from the coding sequence ATGTTACCCGATAAAAAAGGACATTTTGACGGTTTCGGCGGCAGGTTTGTCCCTGAGACGCTGATACATGCCCTGGATGAGCTGGAAAAAGAGTATAAGAAGGCCAGGCGCGATAGAAAATTTAATCAAGAACTCGATTATTATCTTAAAGAATATGCCGGCCGGCCCACGCCATTGTATCTCGCTAAGAATTTAAGCAAACATCTGGGTATCAGAAAGATTTATCTTAAGAGAGAGGACTTGTTGCATACGGGCGCGCATAAGATAAATAATACCCTGGGCCAGGTTCTTCTGGCGCTAAGGATGGGAAAGAAACGCATTATTGCCGAAACCGGCGCCGGGCAACACGGAGTAGCCACAGCTACTGTTGCCGCTATGTTCGGGCTGGAGTGCGATATCTATATGGGTGAGGAAGATATCCAGAGGCAGAGGTTAAATGTCTTTCGTATGAAACTCTTAGGCGCCAGGGTTGTGCCTGTGAGCAGCGGCTCAAAGACGCTTAAGGATGCTATGACCGAGGCCTTAAGGGATTGGGTAACTAATGTGCGCCACACCCATTATATCATCGGTTCTGTTGCCGGGCCGCATCCGTATCCAGTGATGGTCAGGGATTTCCAATCAGTGCTCGGGCGCGAGGCAAGGCGGCAGATATTAAAAAAAGAAAAAAGGCTGCCGGATTATCTGGTAGCTTGTGTAGGCGGCGGTAGCAATGCTATGGGTTTATTCTATCCTTTTTATAATGACCGCAGAGTCAAATTTATCGGCGTAGAAGCAGGCGGTTTGGGTATAGCATCAGGAAAACATGCTGCTACTTTAGTGGGTGGAAAAACAGGGGTTTTACATGGCTCCAAATCCGGGCTCCTGGAAGATGAATTCGGCCAGGTAAAAATTGCCCACTCTATTGCCGCGGGTTTAGATTATCCCGGCGTAGGCCCGGAGCACGCTTATTATAAAAAGACAGGCCGGGCTACCTACGTGGCAGTCAACGACAAAGAAGCCCTGGAAGGCTTTAAATTATTATCGGAAACCGAAGGTATAATCCCGGCCTTAGAGCCTGCTCATGCCGTATTTTATCTTACCCGGCTGGCAGGAAAAATTAATAAAGACGCGATAATTATCCTTTGCCTTTCAGGCAGGGGGGATAAAGATTTGGATATTGTAGTGAAAGGATTGAAATTATGA
- a CDS encoding phosphoribosylanthranilate isomerase produces MVKVKICGITNLEDALKIAGLKPDALGFVFYQKSPRYIRPDKAREIIRHIPKSIKKVGVFVDEKENNIKRIAKDLKLDMLQFHGDESPEFCAKFKGYKIIKAFRIKDRVDFRGILRYRTYAYLFDTFVKSKIGGTGKRFNWELIRHLSGFHKPIFLSGGLNAQNAKEAIQQAHPDWVDVSSCVEIKPGEKDYKKAKSFIKAVREKS; encoded by the coding sequence ATGGTAAAAGTAAAGATATGCGGGATAACGAATTTAGAGGATGCGCTAAAAATCGCAGGGCTTAAACCCGATGCCTTAGGGTTTGTTTTTTATCAGAAGAGCCCCAGGTATATCCGGCCGGATAAGGCCAGAGAAATCATCAGGCATATCCCTAAATCAATTAAGAAGGTGGGGGTTTTTGTTGACGAAAAGGAAAATAACATCAAACGCATTGCCAAAGATTTAAAGCTGGATATGCTGCAGTTTCACGGCGATGAATCGCCGGAATTTTGCGCCAAATTCAAAGGTTATAAAATAATCAAGGCATTCAGGATAAAAGACAGGGTAGATTTCAGGGGTATCTTGAGGTATAGAACTTATGCTTATCTTTTTGATACCTTTGTAAAATCAAAGATAGGCGGCACAGGCAAGAGGTTTAACTGGGAGCTGATAAGGCATTTGAGCGGTTTTCATAAGCCCATATTTTTATCCGGCGGGCTGAATGCCCAGAACGCCAAAGAGGCAATACAACAGGCGCATCCGGACTGGGTAGACGTATCGAGCTGTGTAGAAATAAAACCGGGTGAGAAAGACTATAAAAAAGCCAAGAGTTTCATTAAGGCGGTAAGGGAGAAGAGTTAG
- the trpC gene encoding indole-3-glycerol phosphate synthase TrpC: MKKADILKEIVEKKKEKIILTKQQLPEEELKAKVLGLMPTRPFMEAISKPRQIFLIAEIKRQSPSRGIIRQEFNLAQIARIYQEAGVTAVSVLTEEDYFGGSISYLNEVKNIVQCPVLRKDFILEPYQVYESRFYGADAILLIADLLSKEKLSELMQIAESLGLDCLVEVHDEKELKKVLSLKAPLIGINNRNLHTLEVDFKTTENLFLLIPKGKVVVVESGIKSSQDILFLKILGVSAVLIGEAIMEAQDIKKKIEELMGW, translated from the coding sequence ATGAAAAAAGCAGATATCCTAAAAGAAATTGTAGAGAAAAAGAAAGAAAAGATTATTTTAACCAAGCAGCAGCTCCCCGAGGAAGAGTTAAAGGCTAAAGTGCTCGGCCTTATGCCTACGCGCCCTTTTATGGAAGCCATAAGTAAGCCAAGGCAGATTTTTCTGATTGCCGAGATAAAAAGACAATCCCCTTCGCGGGGTATCATCCGCCAGGAATTCAATCTTGCCCAGATTGCCCGTATTTATCAGGAGGCAGGAGTTACGGCAGTATCGGTATTGACCGAAGAGGATTATTTCGGCGGCAGCATATCTTACCTCAATGAAGTGAAAAATATTGTGCAATGCCCCGTATTAAGAAAAGATTTTATTTTAGAGCCATACCAGGTTTATGAGTCCAGATTCTACGGCGCGGATGCCATATTGCTGATTGCGGATTTATTGTCTAAGGAGAAGCTGTCCGAGCTGATGCAGATAGCCGAAAGCCTGGGGTTGGATTGTTTGGTAGAAGTCCATGATGAGAAGGAATTAAAAAAGGTCTTAAGCCTGAAGGCGCCTTTAATCGGGATAAATAACCGCAATTTACATACTTTAGAGGTAGATTTTAAGACTACGGAGAATTTATTTCTCCTTATCCCAAAAGGTAAGGTGGTGGTAGTAGAGAGCGGTATCAAGAGCAGCCAGGATATATTATTTTTAAAGATCCTGGGGGTCAGCGCGGTCTTAATCGGCGAAGCGATTATGGAAGCGCAGGATATAAAGAAGAAGATAGAAGAGCTGATGGGATGGTAA